One window of Agarivorans sp. Alg241-V36 genomic DNA carries:
- a CDS encoding ATP-binding cassette domain-containing protein: MANLLHVRNLSQHVYVHKGWLSRQRFAAIDDISFELNMGESLAIIGESGSGKSSLAKVLAGINKPSNGDIFVNGEALKFGDYTRRCRLIRMIFQDPNSSLNPRSNIGRILSAPLILNTALSLQEQQQKVIATLKLVGLLEEHAEFFPSMLSSGQKQRIAVARALILSPKIIVIDESIAALDVSVRAQIINLLLELQQRFAISYIFVSNDLGLVRHFSDKVLVMQQGKAVEFKNTEAFFTQPEHELSQRLINAYQNAFRK, encoded by the coding sequence ATGGCTAATTTACTGCACGTAAGAAATTTATCTCAACACGTATATGTTCACAAAGGCTGGTTGAGCAGACAACGTTTTGCCGCCATCGATGATATAAGTTTCGAACTTAACATGGGTGAAAGCTTAGCCATAATTGGTGAGTCAGGTTCAGGTAAATCTAGTTTAGCCAAAGTACTAGCGGGTATTAACAAGCCGAGTAACGGCGACATATTTGTTAATGGCGAAGCTTTAAAGTTTGGTGATTACACCCGCAGATGCCGTTTAATTAGGATGATTTTTCAAGACCCCAATAGCTCGCTCAACCCGCGCTCCAACATCGGTCGAATTTTATCTGCGCCACTCATTCTAAATACCGCACTTTCGCTGCAAGAGCAGCAGCAAAAAGTAATTGCTACATTAAAATTGGTAGGTTTATTAGAAGAGCACGCCGAGTTCTTCCCTAGCATGTTATCAAGTGGTCAGAAACAGCGTATCGCCGTTGCCAGAGCGCTAATTTTGAGCCCCAAAATCATCGTTATTGATGAAAGTATTGCCGCCCTTGATGTCTCGGTTAGAGCTCAAATCATTAACCTATTGCTAGAGCTACAGCAACGCTTTGCTATTAGCTATATCTTTGTATCCAATGATTTGGGTTTGGTTAGGCACTTCTCAGATAAAGTACTAGTGATGCAGCAAGGCAAAGCGGTAGAATTTAAAAATACCGAAGCATTTTTTACTCAGCCCGAGCACGAGCTAAGCCAACGACTGATTAACGCCTACCAAAATGCCTTTCGCAAATAG
- a CDS encoding oligopeptide/dipeptide ABC transporter ATP-binding protein produces the protein MALLDIRNLTIEINTPAGIVKAVDRVSLTMAEGEIKALVGESGSGKSLIAKALLGVTKPSWTIKADRMRLGDVDLMSLTTRQRRKVLGHEIAMIFQEPSSCLDPSEEVGKQIEEAIPCHNIKGGFWRRFQWRKKQAQALLHKVGVKDHHKVMRSYPYELSDGLCQKVMIAMAIAGQPKLLVADEPTTAMEVTTASQILRLLHKLNKLNNTAILLISHDLNTLSDLADTISVIYCGQMVEVGRSEQVVGSSRHPYTSALLSSAPQFNKPFERKALLPGLPGSIPALQHLPIGCRLGPRCPKAQRKCVTQPKLKKVKGHQYACHYPLNLEQKAGNNG, from the coding sequence ATGGCTTTATTAGACATTCGCAATCTAACCATTGAAATCAATACGCCAGCCGGCATAGTTAAAGCGGTCGACCGCGTGAGCCTTACCATGGCAGAAGGCGAAATAAAGGCCTTGGTAGGTGAATCAGGCTCAGGTAAAAGCCTGATTGCCAAAGCATTACTAGGAGTGACTAAACCCAGCTGGACGATTAAAGCTGATCGCATGCGTTTGGGTGACGTTGATCTAATGTCACTAACTACCCGTCAGCGACGCAAAGTACTTGGTCATGAAATTGCCATGATATTTCAAGAACCTAGCTCATGTTTAGATCCCTCTGAAGAAGTGGGCAAACAGATCGAAGAGGCTATTCCCTGCCACAATATTAAAGGCGGATTTTGGCGACGCTTTCAATGGCGAAAGAAACAAGCACAAGCCTTACTGCATAAAGTGGGCGTAAAAGACCACCATAAGGTGATGCGTAGCTACCCCTATGAGTTATCGGATGGGCTTTGCCAAAAAGTTATGATTGCGATGGCGATTGCTGGACAACCCAAGCTGTTAGTAGCCGATGAACCTACCACCGCCATGGAAGTGACGACGGCCAGCCAGATACTGCGTTTATTGCACAAACTGAATAAACTTAATAACACTGCCATTTTGTTGATTAGCCATGATTTAAACACGCTGTCTGATTTAGCAGATACCATTAGCGTAATATATTGCGGCCAAATGGTAGAAGTGGGTCGCTCTGAGCAAGTGGTTGGAAGTTCTAGGCACCCTTATACTTCAGCATTGCTGAGCTCAGCACCGCAATTTAATAAGCCCTTCGAGCGTAAGGCTCTTTTACCCGGCCTACCCGGCTCAATTCCAGCTTTACAGCACTTACCCATAGGCTGTCGGCTTGGCCCACGCTGCCCCAAAGCGCAACGAAAATGCGTTACTCAGCCCAAACTAAAAAAAGTGAAAGGTCATCAATATGCTTGCCACTATCCTTTAAACCTAGAGCAAAAAGCGGGCAACAATGGCTAA
- a CDS encoding ABC transporter permease subunit, protein MLSTNVFSETTISSALQQVLIRFRDNSVAMIGFWVLLGFLVLALFGPLIAPYPLDFQGDNLLQPPSWNQQGHVDNFLGTDDLGRDLLSRLIYGCQLTFGGGFIVVTLAALIGIPIGILSGMSRGIKSSVLHHVMDTALSIPSLLIAIMVVSFLGTGLENTLIAIALAQIPQFIRFTYIAVSSEIQKEYITAIRLDGATNYRILKNGVLPNIADSIVFQISRSFSSSLIDITALGFIGIGAQAPLPEWGAMLGGSKDLLFSAPWTVTLPGFVIMTSILSVNMVGEGLRQAMIQGVD, encoded by the coding sequence ATGCTCAGCACTAATGTATTTTCTGAAACGACCATTTCCAGTGCCTTACAGCAGGTACTGATTCGTTTTAGAGACAATTCTGTCGCGATGATTGGGTTTTGGGTGCTACTCGGTTTTTTAGTGTTAGCCTTATTTGGCCCACTGATTGCGCCTTACCCACTGGATTTTCAAGGTGACAACCTATTACAGCCTCCGTCTTGGAATCAGCAGGGGCATGTCGATAACTTTTTAGGTACAGATGATTTAGGTAGAGATCTACTTAGCCGTTTAATCTACGGGTGCCAATTAACCTTTGGTGGCGGCTTTATAGTGGTAACCCTTGCCGCTTTAATTGGCATTCCCATTGGCATTCTTTCCGGCATGAGCCGTGGGATTAAATCCAGCGTTCTCCACCACGTGATGGATACAGCCTTATCAATCCCCTCATTGTTAATTGCCATTATGGTGGTGTCTTTTCTCGGGACTGGTTTAGAAAATACTCTGATTGCGATTGCACTAGCACAAATCCCGCAGTTTATTCGTTTTACCTACATTGCTGTTTCAAGTGAAATTCAAAAAGAATACATTACGGCGATTCGCCTAGATGGCGCCACTAACTACCGTATTCTAAAAAACGGCGTGCTCCCCAATATCGCTGACTCAATTGTGTTTCAAATTAGTCGTAGTTTTTCTTCATCACTTATCGACATCACCGCTTTAGGCTTTATTGGCATCGGCGCACAGGCGCCGTTACCAGAATGGGGCGCGATGTTAGGTGGAAGTAAAGATTTACTCTTCTCTGCACCTTGGACAGTAACTCTACCGGGCTTTGTTATCATGACCAGTATTCTTAGTGTGAACATGGTAGGCGAAGGTTTACGCCAAGCGATGATTCAAGGAGTCGACTAA
- a CDS encoding ABC transporter permease subunit, whose amino-acid sequence MLRYFIRRINLLVITFLIINLIAFVFQQNQNLFVETDDFWFKQYALFVVQNINGDLGVSSISGKPVFDELVSFLPATLELCFSAFLLSFIIGIPLGALAGIYHQHWIRNLILSVTMVGYSIPVFWLALLLVMNSSLLLGWFPVSGRYDLLLEIPQVTGFGIIDVMWLEPQARWPALMSILSHLALPTLVLAVVPTTEVIRQLSNSMAKVMSENYIKAAATKGLSKWQIVTRHALHNALPPILPSLGLQFGNVLTMAMVLEVVFAWPGIGRWLISSIYQQDYIAIQGGMLAVATLVIITFVLTDLFTALIHPLRRREVYAQH is encoded by the coding sequence ATGCTCCGATATTTTATTCGACGCATAAACCTATTGGTGATTACCTTTTTAATCATCAACTTGATTGCTTTCGTTTTTCAGCAAAATCAAAACCTGTTTGTTGAAACCGATGATTTTTGGTTTAAACAATATGCCTTATTTGTTGTACAGAATATTAACGGTGACTTGGGTGTATCCAGCATTAGTGGCAAGCCCGTGTTTGATGAGCTGGTGAGCTTTCTCCCCGCTACCTTAGAGCTTTGTTTTTCTGCTTTTCTACTGTCGTTTATTATAGGAATTCCACTAGGTGCTTTGGCTGGAATTTACCATCAACACTGGATTAGAAACCTGATTCTTAGTGTTACGATGGTGGGTTACAGCATCCCTGTATTTTGGTTAGCGCTACTATTGGTGATGAACTCTTCGCTACTGCTAGGCTGGTTTCCAGTATCGGGGCGCTATGACTTGCTATTAGAGATTCCCCAAGTAACTGGCTTTGGCATTATTGACGTGATGTGGTTAGAGCCTCAAGCTCGTTGGCCGGCGCTCATGAGTATATTAAGCCACTTAGCCCTACCTACCTTGGTACTGGCTGTAGTACCCACCACCGAAGTGATCCGTCAACTATCCAATTCCATGGCCAAGGTGATGAGTGAAAACTACATTAAGGCAGCGGCTACAAAAGGCTTGTCTAAGTGGCAAATAGTTACTCGACATGCCTTGCATAACGCCCTGCCCCCTATTCTTCCCAGCTTAGGTTTACAATTTGGCAATGTATTAACCATGGCCATGGTGCTAGAAGTGGTATTTGCCTGGCCAGGCATTGGCCGTTGGTTAATTTCAAGTATCTATCAGCAAGATTACATCGCCATTCAAGGCGGTATGCTAGCGGTAGCGACTTTAGTAATTATTACCTTTGTTTTAACCGATTTATTTACTGCGCTTATTCACCCACTGCGTCGAAGAGAAGTTTATGCTCAGCACTAA
- a CDS encoding ABC transporter substrate-binding protein has product MNAFSIGTVMCLAFLLLGCDQQKDVKKLGLVYCTETAPLTFNPQLESSINAIAVTSRHLYDRLVEVDPITQQLIGGVANNWQVSEDGLRYRFDLRQGIHFHKTDYFSPSRNLNADDVMLSFERILDTEHPLYILANGDYPFFNNIGFGSNIRKLTKLSESAVEFELKRPDAAFLANLASDYAVILSAEYADKLSQANQLGQFDQLPIGSGPFYYVNQRKDHFIRYYRHWLHWRGAPPMQQLVFDITPTSSIRLAKLLTGQCDIMAQPAANQLEVLKAREELLVSVQAGLNVSYLAFNTQKPPFADVRIRRNVAGLVNKQRIVDSVYLSTADIAAGVLSPSSWAYRHQSRSPEQDHLVYPYVEKAKQDPIELWVLNEAKSYNPQPRKTAELIRNDLVNDGYQVNVRLLDWEVLRRYLRAPEVNYDLLLVGWSTDNSDPDDFFRQQFSCDAVEQGYNFSRWCNGHFEQLLNAATASPRLADRVRNYYKIQKLIEQDVPVLPLTHALKMYSYNDSVHGITWNPFGGVSFNNAYRK; this is encoded by the coding sequence ATGAATGCATTCTCAATTGGCACAGTGATGTGTCTGGCTTTTTTGCTACTTGGCTGCGACCAGCAAAAAGACGTAAAAAAGCTTGGTTTAGTCTATTGTACCGAAACTGCGCCACTTACTTTTAATCCGCAACTTGAAAGCTCAATTAATGCAATTGCGGTGACATCGCGGCATCTTTACGACCGTTTGGTTGAAGTTGATCCTATTACTCAGCAATTGATTGGCGGCGTAGCGAATAACTGGCAGGTGAGTGAAGACGGTTTACGTTATCGTTTCGACTTACGCCAAGGTATTCATTTTCATAAAACCGATTACTTTAGCCCATCGCGTAATCTAAATGCCGATGATGTAATGTTGAGTTTCGAACGCATTTTAGACACTGAACATCCGCTATACATTTTGGCCAACGGCGATTATCCCTTTTTCAATAATATTGGCTTTGGCAGCAATATTCGTAAGCTCACCAAGCTCTCAGAAAGTGCTGTTGAGTTTGAGTTAAAACGACCCGATGCGGCATTTTTAGCTAATCTTGCCAGCGATTACGCGGTGATTTTGTCAGCCGAGTATGCCGACAAACTCAGTCAAGCAAACCAACTAGGACAATTTGACCAGTTACCGATTGGCAGCGGGCCGTTTTATTACGTTAACCAGCGTAAAGATCACTTTATTCGATACTACCGCCATTGGTTACACTGGCGCGGTGCCCCACCGATGCAACAGTTGGTATTTGATATAACTCCAACCTCGTCTATTCGCTTAGCCAAGTTGCTCACTGGTCAATGCGATATTATGGCGCAGCCGGCTGCTAATCAGCTAGAAGTGCTCAAAGCGCGCGAAGAACTATTAGTATCGGTACAGGCTGGGCTAAATGTTTCTTATTTGGCATTTAATACCCAAAAGCCTCCTTTTGCCGACGTGCGAATTCGCCGCAATGTAGCCGGATTAGTAAACAAACAACGCATCGTTGATTCAGTGTATTTGTCGACAGCCGACATAGCAGCGGGTGTGCTCTCGCCTTCATCTTGGGCTTACCGCCATCAATCTCGCTCGCCAGAACAAGATCACCTCGTTTATCCTTATGTCGAAAAGGCCAAACAAGATCCCATTGAGTTATGGGTGTTGAACGAAGCCAAAAGCTACAATCCTCAACCACGTAAAACTGCCGAGTTAATTCGCAACGACTTGGTCAATGATGGTTACCAAGTGAATGTACGTCTACTTGACTGGGAAGTTTTGCGTCGCTACCTAAGAGCCCCAGAAGTAAACTACGATTTATTATTGGTAGGTTGGTCTACCGATAACAGTGACCCCGATGACTTCTTTAGGCAGCAGTTTTCTTGTGATGCGGTAGAACAAGGGTATAACTTTAGCCGCTGGTGTAATGGCCACTTTGAACAGTTACTCAACGCCGCAACCGCTTCTCCTCGCCTTGCTGACCGAGTAAGAAACTATTACAAAATTCAGAAACTCATTGAGCAAGATGTGCCAGTATTGCCTTTAACACACGCATTAAAAATGTATTCCTACAACGATAGCGTTCACGGCATTACTTGGAATCCATTTGGAGGCGTTTCGTTCAACAACGCCTATAGGAAGTAA
- the pspF gene encoding phage shock protein operon transcriptional activator: protein MDSPSLLGNAPSFLEVLDKVSLLAPLNRPVLVIGERGTGKELIAERLHFLSERWDKHYLSLNCASLNPNLIESELFGHQVGAYTGASQQRIGRFEQADKGTLFLDELANMPNEVQEKLLRTIEYNKIERLGSNKSIEVDVRLVCATNQDLPELVEQGEFRADLLDRLSFAVITLPPLRHRVEDIQLLAEHFAHKMARELNFSHVPSFSKTVLTQLNEYSWPGNIRELKNVVERAVVESSDNQGMVDAINLDPFASPWRPLKPTHNSQQESLEQGGFNQQVANFEKQLITKTLANNHYKQTASAKALQISYHQLRGLIKKHHINTQG, encoded by the coding sequence ATGGATTCCCCAAGCCTATTAGGTAACGCCCCAAGTTTTTTGGAAGTACTAGACAAAGTATCACTGTTGGCCCCGCTAAACCGACCGGTACTGGTTATTGGTGAACGCGGTACCGGTAAAGAGCTGATAGCCGAGCGCTTGCATTTTTTGTCGGAGCGCTGGGATAAACATTACCTCAGCTTAAATTGTGCGAGTTTAAACCCTAACCTGATTGAGTCGGAGCTTTTTGGCCACCAGGTAGGAGCATATACAGGCGCCTCGCAACAACGAATTGGGCGATTTGAGCAAGCCGATAAAGGCACCTTGTTTTTGGATGAACTCGCCAACATGCCAAATGAAGTGCAAGAGAAGCTATTACGCACCATTGAATACAACAAAATTGAGCGGCTAGGCAGCAACAAGTCGATTGAAGTAGACGTAAGACTCGTGTGCGCCACCAACCAAGACTTACCTGAACTAGTGGAACAAGGAGAATTTAGGGCTGACTTGCTAGACAGATTATCCTTTGCGGTGATCACCCTGCCGCCCTTACGCCACCGCGTTGAAGACATTCAACTCTTGGCGGAGCATTTTGCTCACAAAATGGCGAGAGAGTTAAATTTCTCCCATGTTCCCAGTTTTAGCAAAACCGTGTTAACTCAACTAAATGAATATTCGTGGCCGGGCAATATTCGAGAGCTCAAAAACGTAGTGGAACGTGCGGTAGTAGAAAGCAGCGATAATCAAGGGATGGTGGATGCCATTAACCTAGATCCTTTTGCTTCTCCGTGGCGGCCACTAAAACCAACTCATAACAGTCAGCAAGAGAGCCTTGAACAAGGTGGCTTTAATCAACAAGTGGCTAACTTTGAGAAGCAATTGATTACTAAGACCTTAGCTAACAATCATTACAAGCAAACCGCCAGCGCTAAAGCCCTGCAGATCAGCTACCATCAACTAAGGGGTTTGATCAAAAAACATCACATTAATACTCAAGGCTAA
- the pspA gene encoding phage shock protein PspA — protein MGMFSRLTDIINSNISTMLDKAEDPQKMLRLIIQEMEDTLVEVRASTAKVLADKKQLIRKIEHLEEQASDWQAKAELALSREREDLARLALVEKKHIQESIKQQQKELGLVDDSLLQLQQEIEQLELKLSESRNRQAGLLARQTTAKNRHAVRQQLDNERALKTREKFEQFQAKIDQLEARAEVFGKESDNNPDLNKQFAELSADAEIAEELDKLKAKLEQK, from the coding sequence ATGGGAATGTTTAGCCGTTTAACAGATATTATTAATTCCAACATCAGCACTATGTTAGATAAAGCCGAAGATCCACAAAAGATGCTACGTCTTATCATTCAAGAAATGGAAGACACCTTGGTGGAAGTTCGCGCTAGCACTGCAAAAGTACTGGCCGATAAAAAGCAGCTGATCCGTAAAATTGAACACTTAGAAGAGCAGGCCAGTGATTGGCAAGCTAAAGCTGAGCTTGCCTTAAGTCGCGAGCGGGAAGATCTAGCGCGCTTAGCCTTAGTAGAAAAAAAGCACATTCAAGAATCAATTAAGCAACAGCAAAAAGAGCTAGGCTTAGTGGATGATAGCTTGTTGCAGTTGCAGCAAGAGATTGAGCAGCTAGAGCTCAAATTAAGCGAATCAAGAAATCGCCAAGCCGGTTTATTGGCGCGTCAGACAACAGCTAAAAACCGTCATGCTGTAAGACAACAATTAGACAATGAACGCGCTCTAAAAACCCGTGAAAAATTTGAACAGTTTCAAGCTAAAATCGATCAACTAGAGGCACGCGCTGAAGTGTTTGGTAAAGAAAGCGATAACAACCCAGACCTCAACAAGCAGTTTGCCGAGCTAAGTGCCGACGCTGAAATTGCCGAAGAGTTAGACAAACTTAAAGCCAAGTTAGAACAAAAATAG
- the pspB gene encoding envelope stress response membrane protein PspB, whose product MLTVLVTPLILFMAIVAPLWLILHYKSKRQVEHGISEQEREQLNALATRAKDMSTRIQALESILDESVPHWRER is encoded by the coding sequence ATGTTGACCGTATTGGTGACGCCGTTAATTTTGTTTATGGCCATAGTGGCCCCGCTTTGGCTTATTTTACATTATAAAAGTAAGCGCCAAGTGGAACATGGGATTAGTGAACAAGAGCGCGAGCAGCTAAACGCTTTGGCTACTCGCGCAAAAGATATGTCGACCCGAATTCAGGCACTAGAGAGCATTTTAGATGAAAGCGTGCCGCATTGGAGGGAGCGCTAA
- the pspC gene encoding envelope stress response membrane protein PspC, which produces MFDKPLYRDPQKGKIAGVCAGLAHSLGAETWLIRIIAVTLAITNLGLFFIIYGAAWLFMDKRPSNLKGDDGVTIKSKVWQRGETPSQAVGELEHQFDDFEQRLRKVEKVVTARDFELHSQFKNL; this is translated from the coding sequence ATGTTTGATAAACCACTGTATCGCGATCCACAAAAAGGCAAAATTGCTGGGGTATGCGCCGGCTTAGCTCACAGCCTTGGCGCTGAAACCTGGTTAATTCGCATCATTGCTGTGACCTTAGCAATTACCAACCTAGGTCTATTTTTTATCATTTATGGAGCGGCTTGGTTATTTATGGACAAGCGGCCTAGCAACTTAAAGGGAGACGACGGGGTAACCATTAAGTCAAAAGTATGGCAACGCGGCGAAACACCTAGCCAAGCGGTGGGCGAGTTGGAACATCAATTTGATGATTTTGAACAGCGTTTGCGCAAAGTAGAAAAAGTGGTGACAGCCCGTGATTTTGAGCTTCACAGCCAGTTCAAAAACCTTTAA
- a CDS encoding TyrR/PhhR family helix-turn-helix DNA-binding protein — protein MRIELNCQQNTEVFSAVLGVLVKHGLALQAMQSVDTGHLFLHLTELELPLTQQLLSEFRCLNGVSDARIVSALPSEVEHKEVQILLDNVPYPVVLIDKSGEIRQFNQAFEQSCGDTPHPLTNSDISKFLRGFSVQRWFGSGSGKRELAEIQLSGRVYMADIIPLSETALFSHLPGAIMLFKSAHWLESSFDLSQIELGISEGRLVATSDETSNVLNSLKRLVEHPMPSLLFGEAGVGKRFLARLLNELSMGSDERFHVVSCHSQEYSLSEQLAEIAAEQPNTVLLSNIEKLKSSEVEDAVSSLSAPQLGIKHLLFSSRYTPEQLAALWGGDCYYSLIKNSINVPPLRQRKEDIVPLAQSWLDFQYAKHQEVPPPMGREVKRYLSSLSWPGNIPQLYQVLQDSLDIGSMKKWQVSDIKYHHEKVVDNVSIESLLQQDYHSAMGEFEHLLLSYHYPQHPSSRLLAKKLGLSHTAIANKLREHNIRNKTDLDN, from the coding sequence ATGCGCATAGAGTTAAACTGCCAACAAAACACCGAAGTTTTTAGCGCGGTTCTCGGCGTTTTAGTCAAACATGGTTTAGCGCTACAGGCCATGCAGAGTGTCGACACTGGGCACTTGTTTCTTCATCTTACCGAATTAGAGCTTCCTCTTACACAGCAACTGCTTAGCGAGTTTCGATGCCTAAATGGTGTGTCTGATGCGCGTATCGTCTCAGCATTGCCCTCAGAAGTTGAGCACAAAGAAGTTCAAATTTTGCTGGATAACGTGCCTTATCCGGTGGTGCTTATTGATAAATCAGGCGAGATTCGCCAGTTTAATCAGGCCTTTGAACAATCCTGTGGTGACACACCGCACCCGCTAACCAACAGCGATATAAGTAAGTTTTTACGTGGCTTTAGTGTGCAGCGTTGGTTTGGCAGTGGCTCGGGTAAACGTGAGCTCGCAGAAATTCAACTTAGCGGCCGAGTATATATGGCCGACATTATTCCTCTTTCAGAAACCGCCCTGTTTTCGCACTTACCTGGCGCAATTATGCTGTTTAAATCAGCGCATTGGTTAGAGTCTAGTTTCGATTTATCACAGATTGAGCTTGGCATTAGCGAAGGCCGTTTAGTGGCCACTAGCGATGAAACCAGCAACGTGCTAAATAGCTTAAAACGTTTGGTTGAACACCCTATGCCTAGCTTGTTGTTTGGTGAAGCAGGTGTGGGTAAGCGCTTTTTAGCCCGCTTATTAAACGAACTATCCATGGGCAGCGATGAGCGCTTTCATGTGGTGAGTTGCCATAGTCAAGAATATAGCTTGTCTGAACAACTGGCTGAAATTGCCGCCGAGCAACCTAATACGGTATTACTAAGTAACATTGAAAAGCTCAAAAGCAGTGAAGTAGAAGATGCTGTTAGCTCGTTAAGTGCCCCTCAACTAGGCATTAAACACCTGTTGTTTTCTAGCCGATATACGCCTGAGCAGTTGGCAGCCTTGTGGGGCGGAGACTGCTACTATTCTTTGATTAAAAATAGCATCAATGTTCCGCCGCTTCGTCAACGTAAAGAAGACATTGTGCCTTTGGCGCAGTCTTGGTTAGATTTCCAATACGCCAAGCATCAAGAAGTGCCGCCGCCTATGGGCAGAGAAGTAAAACGCTACTTAAGCTCATTAAGTTGGCCTGGCAATATTCCTCAGCTTTACCAAGTACTGCAGGACTCGTTAGATATTGGCAGTATGAAAAAGTGGCAAGTGAGCGACATTAAGTATCACCATGAAAAAGTGGTGGATAACGTTAGTATCGAGAGCTTATTGCAGCAAGACTACCACTCGGCGATGGGAGAGTTTGAACACTTATTGCTCAGCTACCACTATCCTCAACACCCTAGCTCACGCTTATTAGCGAAGAAGTTAGGTTTGTCTCACACGGCAATTGCCAATAAATTACGTGAGCACAACATTCGCAACAAAACCGACTTAGATAACTAA
- the leuB gene encoding 3-isopropylmalate dehydrogenase produces MKTYKIALLAGDGIGPEVMKQAVKVLKAVEARNPEVAFELNEALFGAVAYFETGKSFPAETIAICDEADAILKGTIGLNHEDSKKIPVDEQPERGALLPLRRRYNTYANFRPVYLPQELAHFSPLKPEVIGDGIDLMIIRELVGGLYFGEKEVGKDDNGKRYVREVLEYDEDQIRDILKVGFETAQRRKKVMHNIHKSNVLKSSVLWNEILEEVAVDYPDVEVKHILVDAAATYLCLNPGQFDVMVMENMFGDILSDQGGGILGSLGLMPSACVGPEKSYYEPSHGSAPDIAGQNIANPYSMIGSVALMLEMSFGMEQEAKNLWHAMKSVFANGYGTPDLAKGEDAKLIDTDAFGDMVVDELNKAPRA; encoded by the coding sequence ATGAAGACCTATAAGATCGCCTTATTGGCCGGCGACGGCATCGGCCCAGAAGTAATGAAGCAAGCGGTCAAAGTACTTAAAGCGGTTGAAGCGCGTAACCCTGAAGTAGCATTTGAGTTAAACGAAGCACTATTTGGTGCAGTTGCCTACTTCGAAACGGGTAAATCTTTCCCCGCTGAAACCATCGCTATTTGTGATGAAGCAGACGCAATCTTGAAAGGCACCATTGGCCTTAACCACGAAGATTCTAAAAAGATCCCAGTAGACGAGCAACCAGAGCGTGGCGCGCTACTTCCTTTACGTCGTCGTTATAATACCTACGCTAACTTCCGCCCAGTATACTTACCTCAAGAACTCGCTCACTTCTCGCCACTTAAGCCAGAAGTCATTGGTGACGGCATTGACCTGATGATTATCCGCGAGCTAGTGGGTGGTTTGTACTTTGGCGAGAAAGAAGTTGGCAAAGACGACAATGGCAAGCGTTACGTTCGTGAAGTACTTGAGTACGATGAAGATCAAATTCGCGACATTCTAAAAGTGGGTTTTGAAACGGCCCAACGCCGTAAGAAAGTCATGCATAACATCCACAAAAGTAACGTACTAAAATCAAGCGTACTGTGGAACGAAATTCTTGAAGAAGTGGCAGTAGACTACCCAGACGTAGAAGTTAAGCACATCTTGGTTGATGCAGCGGCTACTTACTTATGTTTGAATCCAGGCCAGTTTGACGTGATGGTGATGGAAAACATGTTTGGTGACATTTTAAGTGACCAAGGCGGTGGTATTCTAGGTTCATTAGGCCTAATGCCTTCTGCATGTGTTGGTCCAGAGAAATCTTACTACGAGCCTTCTCACGGTAGCGCACCTGATATTGCAGGCCAAAACATCGCTAACCCATACTCAATGATTGGTTCAGTAGCATTAATGCTTGAAATGAGCTTTGGTATGGAGCAAGAAGCGAAGAACCTATGGCACGCTATGAAGTCAGTATTTGCCAACGGTTACGGCACACCTGACCTTGCTAAAGGCGAAGACGCTAAACTGATTGATACCGACGCCTTTGGCGACATGGTAGTTGATGAGTTGAATAAAGCACCGCGTGCTTAA